ATATAATCGATCATGTACAGGCTGCCTTGACCAGCGACCCAGCCCTGCACCAATGCTTTGCCGAATTCCCCGCCTGGATAGATCACCTGATGATAGAGGTCCGTGGGCGCTACGATGGACACCGCGCATTTGATCGCCGGGTGCAGGCTGCCCACAGCCCGGTAGGTGGTGATGCCGCTGGCAGAGGCACCGTAGAGAGCCACCCGGCCGTTGCACCACGGTTGTTTGGCCAGCCAATCGACCGTGTCATAGCCGTCCTGCAGCGCACCCCAACCGTCGGTAAAAAAAACCGAATCGACGCCCTGCGAGGCGAAACGGCCGCGGGTGTCCTGAAACACCAGGGCATATCCTTTAACCGTGACAAGTACGGAGACCAACGCCTCCGGAAGGAGCTGATCCCCTTTGCCGTAGGGTGTGCGATGCAACAGGACCGGGTATGCTTTGCTGCCCGCAGGCCGGTATACATCCGTGGCGAGCAGCGTACCGTCCCGCATGGATATCTGGTAGGTCTCTTTGATCGCCGTCTCCGCCGACAGCGCAGTGGCCGCCAGCCAGCCGATGACCATGATTCTGTATACGGACATGTGTTCTATTCCCACTCTTTTAATTTTTTACGCTGTTCTTTGATCTGGCTGCGCTGACGTTTAGCCTGATGTCTGGCTTCCTTGGCAGCGGCCGGCATGCGATGGGGAGGACGTTTCGGTTCCAGCTTGATCGCCTCCCGCAGCAGAGCGATGAATCGCAAGACAGCGGTCTCACGATTAGCCAGTTGACTGCGCTGTTCTTTCGCGACGACTCGAAGCACCCCTTCGCGATTAATGCGTGTGGTGAGCCGTTGACGGATCAGCTGTTTCTGTTCATCCGAGAGCGCTTGCGAGCGCATGACATCAAACCACAGAGTGACGCGCGTCTCCACCTTGTTCACATTCTGCCCGCCGGGTCCGCCGCTGCGGGACATGGTAAAACGAATCTCCTCGTCGGGAATGAGGATCTCTTCATTCACCACAATCATATTTTTATTTCATCCTCGTTGATGATGTACTGGAAAATATAATGATCTTGAACGAGTTTCGAAAGAAAATTTTCTCACTCACTGACTGCACTCCTGGCGAAGATAAAATGCGCAATTGTTGATCTCGCGCAATAGTTGTTCATATAATGCTTGCATTTAAAGATTTAGATCTTTATCTTGATCAAGTATTCACAACAGGAGGGAAGTATTATGCCGAATTACAAACTGAAAGAGATCGAAGGTATTGGCTTCGCCATGTCGAAAAAAATGGAAAAAGCGAGAATTAAAACCGTACGCGGATTATTGAAGAAAGGCGCCACCCGTAAAGGCCGTAAAGAGTTGGCCGACACCACCGGAATTAAAAGCTCGTTGATATTAAAATGGGTCAACATGGCCGATCTATTTCGCATCAAAGGCATCGGCAAACAGTACGCTGAGCTTTTGGAAAAAGCCGGTGTGGATACGGTCAAGGAACTAAAAATGCGCCAGCCCGCCGCCCTGTTGTCACAGATGGAAAAAATCAACAACGCGGGGAAGAAACGCTTGGTGCAGGCGCTGCCCGGGCTGAAACGGGTCAAATCGTGGGTCCGTCAGGCGCAGAAAATGCCGCCCATGATCACCTATTAAGCGGTGCACCGCTCGCTGTCAAACCCCGCCAGGATCCATCCGGCGGGGTTTTTCTTTTTCATCACAAAACCGTCTTTTGCAACAGACACTCACAGCCCGTCGCCAGGAACTCGCGCAGGACCGGCAGCGATGGAATTTTTTTCGGCGACCAGCCGAACCGTTGCCGGTAGATCGGGCGGATCAAAAACAGATCCCGGCGCAGAAAGACAAAACCATAGCGACGGCAGAGCTTTTCAAATCCATGTACGCTCAATCCGATGCGATAGTTGTGCAGCACCTCTTCGATCAGATAATCGTGTTCCTGAAAGAGGCGGCCGGCCGTCCGCACCAGCCAATCCGGCCACAGATGCACATAGGGCAGCCGTCGCAACAGTGAACGCCCCATCTGCTGATGACCCGCAAAGGCGGAAAACCGCGGCGGAAAGGTGATGTAGACGCGCCCCTCGTCAGCCGACAACGCACGCAGATTCGCAAAAAGTGCATCCCGATCCGCCACATGCTCGATCACCTCCCGGATGACAATGAGATCAAAGGTCTGCTGCATCGTTTCCGCCAAATGCCTATCGGTCACGTCGCCCACACGCACATCCAGCTGCGGACTCAGGGCCTTGGCGAGTCGCACCCGGTCCGGCGAAAGCTCCACGCCGACCACCTCCATGCCTCTTTCGGCCAGCACATGGAGAAAGCCGGCTTCGGCGCAGCCGACCTCCAGCACCCTTTGCCGCTCGAAATCCGCAATCTGCTTCTGCAGAAAGGGAACCAGGTAGGACCGGGAGAAGTGAACCTGCTCATGAAAGTGTTTTTCCGACATGGACGTTCATCATCCTTCCAGCTGGCAACGCTCGTTCAACATCCTGATCGTGTTCAAGTTGGTGCACGGTTCATCATAAAAAACGCCGGACGTTCAATGCCCGGCGTACAAAGGAAAAGCGCTGGGCGCCTATTCGCCCAGAATCTCATCCGCGAGCTTGCCGGCGTCGTAGAGCTTGCGCAGGGCCTCGATCATGAAGGCGCTATGCACCGCCACGGCCCGGTTGGAAGTTTCGTCGTAGACAAAACGGCCGACCAAACTTTCGATGTTACCGTCAAAAATCAACCCCACCAGTTCGGCGTTCCGGTTGATCACCGGCGATCCGGAATTACCGCCGATGATGTCGGTGCTGCTGGCAAAGTTGGCCGGCGTGGCCAGATCCAACTGGCTCTTGCGCTCCCAGAAACGCGATGGCAGGGCGTAGTCTCCCTGTTGATCAAAGCTCAAACTCCGGTCATACAGCCCATAGAGCGTCGTCTTGTATGGCGCCTTGGTTCCATTCATCGGATAGCCCGTGGCGGTTCCGTAAGAAAGCCGCAAGGTGAAGGTGGCATCCGGGTAGCTCTCTTTGCCATAGACCGCAAAACGCGCCCGCGCGATTTTTTCCGTGGCCGGCACCAGCAGACTCTGCGTGTTCTTCTTGTCCTCTTCGATCCTCCTACGCTGTTCCGGCTCCAACTCACGCGCCAGGACGATGAACGGATCAGTCGATCGGGCGACGGCTTCGCTGCCGCCTTCGATGAGCGCTTTGCGCACATCGACTTGATCCAGCGTCGTCGCTTCGATCATCTCCTTGGCCGCTTGCGCGGCGCTGCGGCCTTTTAAAACTTTTTGCAGATAAGGATCCTCTGCTCCCAATTTCTCCACCGCCAACTGCAGCATGCCGCTGAACGTCGCCTCATCCAGATCCTTATAGATCGGCGCGGGGGAGAACAGACGGAATTTCAACTGCTCCAGCTGCGAATCATGATAACCGGATAAACGCTCGCTGTCCGGTTTTTTCACCTCGGCGGCGTAAAAAACAATCTGATTGGCGATGCCGGCGAAACGCGAACTCGTGGCCATACCGCGATAGCTGTTCTGCTCGGCGTTTTTATTTTGTTTCTTGATGACTTTGGCGATGATGTCCCAGCCGTCGCCGTACTCTTTTTTCCACTGCGGATTTTCATTCACTTTTTTGCGGAACGCATCCTCCTGCGCCTTGACTTTAGCCATCAGCTTTTCGTTGAGCAAACCCTGATACTCGCCGCCCAACGCTTTACGGCTGTTCTCCAATCCAAAGATGGAGCGGGCGGCGCGGCGAGCCTGCTCTGGGCCGCGGCTCGAATACGCGCGCAGAATCTCCAGCTGTTTGTCGATCATGGCCAGACGGTGCGGATATAAAAAATCGCGCTGGCGCAGCAGTTGGCTGTAGGTGTTGAGACGGTTGGTGGAACCCGGATGACCGGAGACAAACACCAGTTCGTTTTCCTCGACGCCTTTGGCGTTCCATTTTAAATAATGCGTCGTGGACAGCGGCTGGCCGTTTTCATAGACACGGAAGAACGCCATGTCAAGATCATAGCGCGGAAAAGTAAAATTATCCGCATCGCCGCCCCAGAAAGCGATTTTTTGCTCCGGCGCCATGACCAGACGGACATCGGTATACCGTTTGTACTGATAGGCCCAGTATTCGCCGCCATGGTACAAGCTGACCACCTCGCATTTCAATCCGGTTTTATCCTTGTATTCCTGCTCGATGGCCGCGATCTCTTTTTCACGCGCCTTGAGCGCCTGCTCGGGTTTCAAACCAGCGACGACTGCGCCCTGCACACGGGTCGTGACATTCTCCAGCTCCTGCAGCACGTACAGCTCCAGGTCCGGGCAATTGACCTCCTGGTCCGGGGTTGCGGCGTAAAAGCCCGTCGCCACATAATTTTTTTCCGGCGTCGACATCTTCTGCAGCTGGCCCAGAGCCACATGATGATTGGTCATGGTCAGCCCTTGCGGACTGATGAATGAACCGGAGCCGCCGTCGTTAAAGCGCACAGAACTGAGCCGAACATGGTCCAACCACTCCTGGGTGGGAGTGAAATTATATTTTTCTTTGAGTGGTTTAACCGGTGGGTTATCAAAAGTCCACATGCCTTCATCAGCCAAGACCAGAGCGGGGATCAACGCCAGCGCCAAGAACAATGAGATCAGCTTACGCAAAACATACCTCCTTATCGTTAAAATCCATATCTGCGCCATTCTTCGAATGGACAAAATTAAATATACGCATTTTATTAATAATTTGTTACATCGATAATCGCCGCAGAGCCCGGCTGTAGCATATTCAGCCAGGCCCAATTGCTTCAAGTTCGAGGGATCGAATCGAGCAACGCCTTGATAATTTTACCGTTCGCCCGCGGAAAGGCAAAGGTCTCAAGCTCGTTGGGCCGAACCCATCGCCAGTCGCTGCAGCCGAGGGGTTGTGGGCTGCCGCTCACCCAATCGCAGTGAAAAACATGGAGTGTAACGGAAAAATGAGTGTACTGGTGATCCACCTTGATAAAAAATTCCCTCACCCGCACCCGGACGCCCAGCTCTTCGCGCACCTCGCGCACCGTGGTCTGCTCCAGAGTCTCTCCCTTCTCTCTCTTGCCGCCGGGAAATTCCCATAGCCCACCCAACAGCCCCTGCTCCGGTCGGCGGGCCAGCAAAATGCGGCCTTGTCGCCAGATAATCGCCGCAGCGACCTCATAATGCGGCGGTCTTTTCTTCAGACGCTTGACCGGAAAACGCTGCGGCTCTCCCTGCTGCCGGGCGCGGCAGCATCGGGCCAACGGACAGACGCCGCAGTGCGGCGCGGTGGGCGTGCACACCAGAGCGCCCAGCTCCATCACCGCTTCATTATAGTCGCCAGGGCTTTTCATCGGCAACAGCGTATTCGCCATGATTTGCAGGATCTTTTTGTTGCCAGTGGTCTGCACCTCCCCAGAAAATGCAGTCAACCGCGACAATACGCGCACGACGTTGCCGTCCACCACTGCATGGCGCTGCTGAAAGGCGATGCTTAGGATCGCCGCGGCTGTATAGGCGCCGATGCCCGGCAGGCGGCGCACGGCGTCATAGTCCTGCGGAAAAACTCCTGCGTGTTCCTTCTGAATCATTTGCGCAGCCTGGAGCAGATGGCGGGCGCGGGCATAATAGCCCATCCCCTCCCACATCTTGAGCACCTGATCCAGTCGCGCGTTGGCCAGCTTTTGAATGGAGGGAAATTTTTTGCAGAATCGACGATAGTAGGGGATCACTTGCTGCACCTGGGTTTGCTGCAGCATGATCTCCGAGATCCAGATGCAATACGCCGTGCGATGACGACGCCACGGCAGATCGCGCCGGTTCGTGTGGAACCAGGTCAACAGCCGGCGCCGGATGGAACTGATATCCTTGCTGGAGAAATAAACAGAGTTCATCGATTAAATCCACTGAGAGCGGGCCGCGAGGGCGGCATCGGTTTCGCTTTGTACGCTTTACGCTTGCGCAACTGCGGCGCTGTCTCTTCGTCAAACCGGCTGTCCAGTTGACCATTACGCTAAATAATATCCGGTTTTATCACCACAGCGCCGATCTCCGCCAGATCCTCCTTCAGTTTTTTAAACATCGCTTCGTTTTCATAGGTGCCGACGATGGCGCCGCCGCTGCCGGTAAAGCCGGCGCTGGCGCCGGCGGCACGGGCCACAGAGACCATTTCAAGATTGCGCCGGTTGAGCGGCATGATCTCTTTGCGTTTGTCGAAATTCTCGTTGATCAGCTGTCCCAATTTCTCCGGCTGCCGCGCCTTCAAACACTCTTTGGCCATCTCAGCGCGATCGGCGAAATATTTCATCGCATCCACCACCTGCGGATCGCCGGCCAGAAAGCGGCCGCGCAGATTGCCGTGCGATACTCCCGAGATCTCGCTCAGATCCTCCATATAGGCCAGATACAGATTGGGCAACAGATTGGGATCCAACGGCTCATAATAACCGTACCCCTGAGCCTCCATCAGCTTTTTGTCAAAATCCATAAAGACCAATCCTTCGTACACCTGGATCACACGATCCTGTAGACCGGCGGCGATGCCCAGTTCTTCGGTTTCAACGCTAAGGATTAGATTGGGCAGCGTGGGCTTGGAAATCTCGACTCCGTAAAAGGTCATCAGCGCGCGAATGGTGGCTGTAACGATGGCGCTGGAGCCTCCAAGCCCCACCTGCACTGGAATGTTGGAGCGATAGCGCACGGTGAAATTTTTATCGCTCAGCTGAATGCCCTTGTGTTCGCAGTATTCATAAAACTTTTTCGCCGCCGCCTTGATCAACCGAATGCCGCCATAATAGCCGTGCCGGCGGACATCCTTGACCAGATGCGCCAGGTTTTCGAAATAGGAATGATCGCGCTCATTGGGGAGTATCTCCAGATCCGGCGTCTCATACAGGGTGACCTCTGCGGAAAAATTTTTCACTGTCACCGAGAGTGTTTTGCCATGATAGCCATCCGAAGGATTGCCGGCCAGACCGGCTCGGGAAAATACACGGGTTCTTACGATCATGGTCTATCCTCTTAAAAATTAGTTGAATAAATCCGGGAACCGCTCAGGCAGCCTCAGCGGTCGTTTGTTATTACAATATCTCCGATCACCAGCTCATCGATCACGCCGGCAAGGAGCAGGTGCATGGCCTCCACGGGCCGATGCACAATGGGTTCCCCATGGCGATTGAGGCTGGAATTCAGCACCATACCGATCCCAGTTAAACCATAGAAGCATTCTAATAATTTGCGGAAAAGATCCGCAGAGCCGGTCACAGCTTGTACACGACAGGAGCCATCCCCATGAACCGCCGCCTGCACCGCGGCTCTTCGATCGGCACGCACCTGGAACAGGCGGTTCATAAAAGGGCTGGGCTGCCAACGGTCAAAATAGGCGTCCCCCTGCTCCGCCAGGCAGCTGACACCGAGCGGGATCCACTCCTCGCGCTGTTTGCGGCGGTTCAAACTACCTTTCATCTCTAATCGCCGGGGGTCGGCCAGAATGCAGCGTTGCCCCAAGCTGCGCGGTCCATACTCCTCCCGTCCCTGAAACCAGCCGATGATTTTGCCGTCGTTGATCTGCTTCGCTGCATAGGCGGGCGTGTCGGAGAGCTCTTCAAAGCGCAACGGTCTGCTGTAAGTCTGCAGATCCTGCAGCACCGCGGCCCGATCGAAACCGCAACCCCAGGCGGTGTCGGTGATGGGACGGCGGGGAAGAACGCCGGTCGCTGAGCGATGGGCCTGCAGGGCTGCACCGATGGGGGTGGAGCCGTCGCCGGTGTGGGGGAAAACGAACAAAGATTCAACACCAGCCTGCTCGGCGATCATGCGGTTGATCGCCGCATTCAAGAACACTCCGCCGGCCAATGCAAACTTTTTGATCCGGTAGACGCCGATTAGATGCTTGATGAAATGCAAAAGATTCTCCTGCCACACCCGCTGGGCTGCGGCCGCGACGTCCTCCGGCCGGTGCTGCTTCAGTAAGCCCTGTAGAATGCGGCCGCTGCGGCTGGAGAGGAACACCGCGGCTCTGGGCGTGAAAATATAGTCCAGCCAATGCGTGTACGGCCGCCACATTCCATCGATAAATCTTGTCGTAATCCTGGACACCGCATCGTAGCAGGCCTCAGAATCCCCCAGCCCCGCCAGTCCCATGGTCTTGCCCTCCTGCTCCATGTAGCGATATCCCAGGGCGATTGTGACGCCCGAAAACCAGCAGCCGGTAGCAAAGTAAGGGATGTCCTGCAAAAACTTGATGTCATCGCCGCAACAGCGATACACCGCGCCGGCCACATTGCGGCCGTCGGCATGGGGTGCAAATCCTCCATAGCTGATGGCCAGACACTCCTCCAGACCTGAGGCGGCATAGGCGGCCGTGACGTGCGACAAATGATGATCGATAAACACCAGTTTGCCGAAAGGCAGCGTACAGGCAGACACGGCATGCGTGGGATCATAGACCGCTTTTTTCAGGTTGGGCAACAGATACTTGAGCAGACGATCCGGCCGACGCAAAGCCACGCCCGCGAGCGCGCGCGGCAGATCGAAAGGACTGCGCTCAAGCAGACTGGCATAGTAGCGCGGCACCGGATAGCCGCAGGCGAACATATCAATCTCATCCATTCGCAGGCGAACCTCAGCCAGCACCGCCTCGATCGCAGCCTGAGGAAACGTGGAATCGTTCTTAATCCGCGACACACGCTCCTGCGACAGCGCCATGGCCAGCCCGCCATTCTGCAACAGCGCCACACTGCTGTGACTGTGATTTCCGGTTACGTCTGAAAGACCAAGGATATTCATACAGATTCTGTCGGCTCCAACAATTTCACTACTGTGATCTCTTCCGGCGTTACCAGAGCCTGGCAGACGACAATCTCTACGCCGTTCGTGCAGACCTCGTGCAACAAACGCGCATACTCTGGATCGATGAACCGGGCGGGCTTAAACCGCTCTGCGTCCATGCGCTGCACCAGAAACAAAATCACGCCGCGATGGCCGTGGCGGACGATCTCCTGCAGATCGCGTAGATGCTTCTGGCCGCGCTCTGTGACCGCGTCCGGGAAATAGGCGACGCCGGCCTGGGCCAGGGTGACGTTTTTAACTTCGATATAACACGGACGGCGGCCGCCGCTGAGCAAAAAAACCAAACGGCTGTGTGCGCCCCATGGGACTTCACGCTGCACTGTTGTGTAATCGGAAAAAGAAGCCAGACGGCGCTGCAGCAGCGTCTCGTGAATCAGACGATTGGGGAGCATGGTGTTGATGCCCACCCACACCCCATTGACGCTCACCATCTCCCAAGTGTGGCGATACCGTCGCTCCGGCCGCTCGCTGACGGAAACCAGCACCCGACTGCCGGGAGCGTCGCAACTCAGCATGCTGCCCGAATTGGGACAGTGGGCGACGATCTCTTCTCCGGCATCCAGATGGATTTCTGCGAGAAAGCGCTTGTTCCGCTTGATTAAAATCCCGGAAAGAAGGGGCGGCATTTTCATAGGGAATTAAACCGGCAGATGTCAGCCTGGGCCTTGCGCTTGAGCGGACGAACCGCTCCGTCAGCCGGATACCCCAAAGCCAACAGCGAGACTACTTCATATTTGCCGGGCAGCTGCAGGGTGCGGCGCGCCTTGTCTGGACTGAACCAGC
This bacterium DNA region includes the following protein-coding sequences:
- a CDS encoding class I SAM-dependent methyltransferase is translated as MSEKHFHEQVHFSRSYLVPFLQKQIADFERQRVLEVGCAEAGFLHVLAERGMEVVGVELSPDRVRLAKALSPQLDVRVGDVTDRHLAETMQQTFDLIVIREVIEHVADRDALFANLRALSADEGRVYITFPPRFSAFAGHQQMGRSLLRRLPYVHLWPDWLVRTAGRLFQEHDYLIEEVLHNYRIGLSVHGFEKLCRRYGFVFLRRDLFLIRPIYRQRFGWSPKKIPSLPVLREFLATGCECLLQKTVL
- a CDS encoding CocE/NonD family hydrolase, whose translation is MSVYRIMVIGWLAATALSAETAIKETYQISMRDGTLLATDVYRPAGSKAYPVLLHRTPYGKGDQLLPEALVSVLVTVKGYALVFQDTRGRFASQGVDSVFFTDGWGALQDGYDTVDWLAKQPWCNGRVALYGASASGITTYRAVGSLHPAIKCAVSIVAPTDLYHQVIYPGGEFGKALVQGWVAGQGSLYMIDY
- the mutY gene encoding A/G-specific adenine glycosylase — translated: MNSVYFSSKDISSIRRRLLTWFHTNRRDLPWRRHRTAYCIWISEIMLQQTQVQQVIPYYRRFCKKFPSIQKLANARLDQVLKMWEGMGYYARARHLLQAAQMIQKEHAGVFPQDYDAVRRLPGIGAYTAAAILSIAFQQRHAVVDGNVVRVLSRLTAFSGEVQTTGNKKILQIMANTLLPMKSPGDYNEAVMELGALVCTPTAPHCGVCPLARCCRARQQGEPQRFPVKRLKKRPPHYEVAAAIIWRQGRILLARRPEQGLLGGLWEFPGGKREKGETLEQTTVREVREELGVRVRVREFFIKVDHQYTHFSVTLHVFHCDWVSGSPQPLGCSDWRWVRPNELETFAFPRANGKIIKALLDSIPRT
- the sfsA gene encoding DNA/RNA nuclease SfsA gives rise to the protein MKMPPLLSGILIKRNKRFLAEIHLDAGEEIVAHCPNSGSMLSCDAPGSRVLVSVSERPERRYRHTWEMVSVNGVWVGINTMLPNRLIHETLLQRRLASFSDYTTVQREVPWGAHSRLVFLLSGGRRPCYIEVKNVTLAQAGVAYFPDAVTERGQKHLRDLQEIVRHGHRGVILFLVQRMDAERFKPARFIDPEYARLLHEVCTNGVEIVVCQALVTPEEITVVKLLEPTESV
- a CDS encoding S46 family peptidase translates to MAQIWILTIRRYVLRKLISLFLALALIPALVLADEGMWTFDNPPVKPLKEKYNFTPTQEWLDHVRLSSVRFNDGGSGSFISPQGLTMTNHHVALGQLQKMSTPEKNYVATGFYAATPDQEVNCPDLELYVLQELENVTTRVQGAVVAGLKPEQALKAREKEIAAIEQEYKDKTGLKCEVVSLYHGGEYWAYQYKRYTDVRLVMAPEQKIAFWGGDADNFTFPRYDLDMAFFRVYENGQPLSTTHYLKWNAKGVEENELVFVSGHPGSTNRLNTYSQLLRQRDFLYPHRLAMIDKQLEILRAYSSRGPEQARRAARSIFGLENSRKALGGEYQGLLNEKLMAKVKAQEDAFRKKVNENPQWKKEYGDGWDIIAKVIKKQNKNAEQNSYRGMATSSRFAGIANQIVFYAAEVKKPDSERLSGYHDSQLEQLKFRLFSPAPIYKDLDEATFSGMLQLAVEKLGAEDPYLQKVLKGRSAAQAAKEMIEATTLDQVDVRKALIEGGSEAVARSTDPFIVLARELEPEQRRRIEEDKKNTQSLLVPATEKIARARFAVYGKESYPDATFTLRLSYGTATGYPMNGTKAPYKTTLYGLYDRSLSFDQQGDYALPSRFWERKSQLDLATPANFASSTDIIGGNSGSPVINRNAELVGLIFDGNIESLVGRFVYDETSNRAVAVHSAFMIEALRKLYDAGKLADEILGE
- a CDS encoding GHMP kinase, translating into MIVRTRVFSRAGLAGNPSDGYHGKTLSVTVKNFSAEVTLYETPDLEILPNERDHSYFENLAHLVKDVRRHGYYGGIRLIKAAAKKFYEYCEHKGIQLSDKNFTVRYRSNIPVQVGLGGSSAIVTATIRALMTFYGVEISKPTLPNLILSVETEELGIAAGLQDRVIQVYEGLVFMDFDKKLMEAQGYGYYEPLDPNLLPNLYLAYMEDLSEISGVSHGNLRGRFLAGDPQVVDAMKYFADRAEMAKECLKARQPEKLGQLINENFDKRKEIMPLNRRNLEMVSVARAAGASAGFTGSGGAIVGTYENEAMFKKLKEDLAEIGAVVIKPDII
- the arfB gene encoding aminoacyl-tRNA hydrolase: MIVVNEEILIPDEEIRFTMSRSGGPGGQNVNKVETRVTLWFDVMRSQALSDEQKQLIRQRLTTRINREGVLRVVAKEQRSQLANRETAVLRFIALLREAIKLEPKRPPHRMPAAAKEARHQAKRQRSQIKEQRKKLKEWE
- a CDS encoding DUF4332 domain-containing protein, with the translated sequence MPNYKLKEIEGIGFAMSKKMEKARIKTVRGLLKKGATRKGRKELADTTGIKSSLILKWVNMADLFRIKGIGKQYAELLEKAGVDTVKELKMRQPAALLSQMEKINNAGKKRLVQALPGLKRVKSWVRQAQKMPPMITY